A window of the Dictyostelium discoideum AX4 chromosome 4 chromosome, whole genome shotgun sequence genome harbors these coding sequences:
- a CDS encoding C2H2-type zinc finger-containing protein: MEDEEDIFEDVGIFNFNFPSMFKSSGNVNDNDGFRCSQANCNKAFKNKGQLSSHVRWHRRLDAQLESETDNGEEEEYSNPIKPSQRGIQLRNQMIRYGLSLFRVDSHGKYLCFFEGCNLRMLTNFSRHIHKHEQRNDKIKPDLVDLIPNSNNIPETQNIRPYSLPSSPTNCKISPVFSKNIQNLIINQNKYNNNYNTNNTNNNSNNTNSNTNNYNHNEENQKTIDFDFRKKNLKFFKNKIEYKNKNVVNNKINTNNIINNNDENNEINEINEIKEINETNEISINNHNNNNNNNNNNNNNNNNNNNNNNYNSNWLKGDQKSVFENIIKETKLKLLHSGKEDLSTKKKDFNNDPSQRFIFKIQRKFVKYMVSKYLENHTIIHNPEQLKLCAPPIIKEYLEELMLEQSSFKEFCDLIATNIGNDKIFDGIIKNNNLMSINFINNNNNINKKSKDQNIENIKDLQSIRCSHHSDKFINFICKDCNYLPCCERCKDIFYHKRHQVEELDEINVDNFINNLDRKRFNIEVINENNCQSINKKINGLGLGHFKETLTNLIDKINKCVSKTIEPQFTDREIKNLEKIITIDEKNNKLKEMGELVMQNGDLKNPNSLKTAVHYLQNLVEFEEIKKDLEFTRINFEKLLDLLKLFESTISNPNW, translated from the coding sequence ATGGAAGATGAAGAGGATATTTTTGAAGATGttggaatttttaattttaattttccaaGTATGTTTAAATCTTCTGGAAAtgttaatgataatgatggtttCAGATGTTCGCAAGCAAATTGTAATAAAGCTTTTAAAAACAAAGGTCAACTATCTTCGCATGTTAGATGGCATAGAAGACTTGATGCACAATTAGAAAGTGAAACCGATAAtggtgaagaagaagagTATTCAAATCCAATTAAACCTTCACAAAGAGGAATTCAATTaagaaatcaaatgattCGTTATGGCTTAAGTTTATTTAGAGTAGATTCTCATGGAAAATACCTTTGTTTCTTTGAAGGTTGTAATCTTCGAATGCTAACAAACTTTTCTAGACATATCCATAAACATGAACAAAGAAATGACAAAATTAAACCTGAtcttgttgatttaattccAAACTCAAATAATATTCCAGAAACCCAAAATATAAGGCCATATTCTTTACCTTCATCACCaacaaattgtaaaatttcaccagttttttcaaaaaacattcaaaatttaattattaatcaaaataaatataacaacaattataataccaataataccaataataactctaataatacaaatagtaatacaaataattataaccataatgaagaaaatcaaaaaacaattgattttgattttagaaaaaaaaatttaaaattttttaaaaataaaattgaatataaaaataaaaatgttgtaaataataaaattaatactaataatattattaataataatgatgaaaataatgaaattaatgaaattaatgaaattaaagaaattaacgAAACTAATGaaattagtattaataatcataataataataataataataataataataataataataataataataataataataataataataattataatagtaattggTTGAAAGGTGATCAAAAGTCAGtctttgaaaatataataaaagaaacaaaattaaaattattacataGTGGAAAAGAAGATCTCTctacaaaaaaaaaggatttcaACAATGATCCATCGCaaagatttattttcaaaattcaaagaaaatttgtaaaatatatGGTTTCTAAGTACTTAGAAAATCATACAATAATTCATAATCCAGAACAACTTAAATTATGTGCGCCACCAATCATTAAAGAATATCTTGAAGAATTAATGTTGGAACAATCtagttttaaagaattttgtGATTTAATTGCAACAAATATTggaaatgataaaatttttgatggaataattaaaaacaataatttaatgagcattaattttataaacaacaataataatattaataaaaaaagtaaagatCAAAATATAGAAAATATTAAGGATTTACAATCAATTAGATGCAGCCATCACTCTGATAAATTCATTAACTTTATATGCAAAGATTGCAACTATCTACCATGTTGCGAGAGAtgtaaagatattttttatcataaaAGACACCAAGTTGAAGAATTGGATGAAATCAATGTTGACAATTTCATAAACAATTTAGATAGAAAACGTTTTAATATTGAAGTAATTAATGAAAACAATTGTCaatctataaataaaaaaataaatggacTTGGTTTGGGACATTTCAAAGAAACTCTTACAAATTTAatagataaaataaataaatgtgtATCAAAGACTATTGAACCACAATTTACAGATAgggaaataaaaaacttggagaaaatcattacaattgatgaaaaaaacaataaattaaaagaaatggGTGAACTTGTTATGCAGAatggtgatttaaaaaatccaaattctttaaaaactGCCGTTCACTATCTTCAAAATTTAGTGGAatttgaagaaattaaaaaagatttggaATTTACTCgtataaattttgaaaaattattggaTCTACTCAAATTGTTTgaatcaacaatttcaaaccccaattggtaa
- a CDS encoding B-box zinc finger-containing protein, translating into MINSEKQCIHHNRDLVVFCLSCCYPCCVECMASEKHHYHDFKKIEDDNFDVYDNKKIISILEKSKEIFENKKASYYIDIKSVHDGFILIQEQLELFKDGILEKLFNSFKENLVINAKIETLAGDILVTDKNSVFKMIDQYKENNMVGLVHTLVDNIKNNINNCFQQFNGNYTINKNKDADKISDFEKGTIDHINNNQNNTIVNNNSNNNNNNNNNNNNNNNNNNILIDNNDNIKIIVPKDVESLSLDGLKQELIIDSIPNSVIHPPLEDEFNKCTLHPNKDIISLCLYCELMPCCALCISSEGEHHGHNSDSLKSTSNILSLAKNFKDDIYQKVIGRIESNQKILKKSNDIYYEIKRIYDIISMIDLDIKKQLETTFDDNTLIINTSITSINNENEILSTIINNNKHNDNDVDNGQTVIEILNQIIIKNNQQLDRDTIKIIKQYQQSLIVLNNYNNIYNFNKLKEYKNQSIHFNNQIIDDIKNNLNSIYILNDTNIHKNNRYKVEIDENNNEFINYDGLKFYIYTYSDSFKLKNGCGIAFTDHCNILSKLKNKLPLNVMLLDGFNQKLTPGILPEGVQLLYLGDIKQELMIGSIPKTVFNVYLLDGFNQKLLPERVRSLHLGDIKQELMIASIPKTVLSLYLENGFNQKLTPGILPEGVRSLYLRDIKQELIIGSIPKTVSSVHLENGFNQKLTPGILPEGVISLYLCDIKQELIIGSIPKTVYSVHLENGFNQKLTPGILPEGVKLLYLGDIKQELMIGSIPKTVSSVHLEDGFNQKLTPGILPEGVKSLDLGDIKQELIIGSIPKTVSSVYLENGFNQKLTPGILPEGVESLDLGDIKQELMIGSIPKTVSSVYLENGFKQKLTPGILPEGVKSLHLCDIKQELMIGSIPKTVFSVYLENGFNQKLTPGILPEGVKSLHLRNIKQELMIGSIPETVSSVHLENGFNQKLTPGILPEGVKLLHLGDIKQELIIGSIPKTVTEVVIFSSFKLQIKPYVSDTVKITIV; encoded by the exons atgataaactcAGAAAAACAATGTATACATCACAATAGAGATTTGGTAGTATTTTGTTTAAGTTGTTGTTATCCATGTTGTGTTGAATGCATGGCAAGTGAAAAACATCACTACCacgattttaaaaaaatagaagaTGATAACTTTGATGTTTacgataataaaaaaattatctcaATTCtagaaaaatcaaaagaaatttttgaaaataaaaaagcaaGTTACTATATAGATATCAAATCAGTTCATGATGGGTTTATTTTGATTCAAGAGcaattagaattatttaaagatggCATTTTAGAAAAACTGTTTAATTCTTTCAAGGAAAATTTGGTCATTAATGCAAAGATTGAAACTTTGGCTGGTGATATTTTAGTCACTGATAAAAATAGTGTATTTAAAATGATCGATcaatataaagaaaataatatggTAGGTTTGGTTCATACTTTGGtagataatataaaaaacaatataaacaATTGTTTTCAACAATTTAATGGAAActatacaattaataaaaataaagatgcTGATAAAATTTCTGATTTTGAAAAAGGAACTATAGATCATATAAATaacaatcaaaataataccatcgtaaataataatagtaataataataataataataataataataataataataataataataataataatattttaatagataataatgataatattaaaataatagtacCAAAAGATGTTGAATCATTGTCCTTAGATGGTttaaaacaagaattaattattgacTCAATTCCTAATTCTGTAATTCATCCCCCTTTAGAAGATGAATTCAATAAATGTACATTACACCCAAACAAAGACATAATATCCTTGTGTTTATATTGTGAATTAATGCCATGTTGTGCTCTATGTATATCAAGTGAAGGGGAGCATCATGGTCATAATTCtgattcattaaaatcaacTTCAAATATTCTTTCATTAGcgaaaaattttaaagatgataTATATCAAAAAGTAATAGGCAGAATagaatcaaatcaaaaaatattaaaaaaatcaaatgatatatactatgaaattaaaagaatttacgatattatttcaatgatagatttagatattaaaaaacaattagaaaCAACCTTTGACGATAatacattaataataaatacaaGTATAACTTCAatcaataatgaaaatgaaatactctcaacaataattaataataataaacataacgataatgatgttgataatGGTCAAACagtaattgaaatattaaatcaaattattataaaaaacaatcaacaaCTTGATAGagatacaattaaaattattaaacaatatcaacaatcattaatagtattaaataattataataatatatataattttaataaattaaaagaatataaaaacCAAAGtattcattttaataatcaaataattgatgatattaaaaataatttaaattcaatttatatCTTAAATGACACTAATattcataaaaataatagatacAAAGTAGAAATCGATGAAaacaataatgaatttattaact ATGATGGTTTAaagttttatatttatacatatagtgattcttttaaattaaaaaatggttgTGGTATAGCATTTACAGACCATTgtaatattttatcaaaattaaaaaataaattaccattaaATGTAATGCTGTTAgatggattcaatcaaaaattaacaccaGGTATATTACCAGAAGGTGTTCAGTTATTGTATTTAGGTGAtattaaacaagaattaatgattggttcaattcctaAAACTGTATTTAATGTCTATTTACTTgatggattcaatcaaaaactATTACCAGAACGTGTTCGATCATTGCATTTAGGTGAtattaaacaagaattaatgaTTGCTTCAATTCCTAAAACTGTATTAAGTCTCTATTTAGAAaatggattcaatcaaaaattaacaccaGGTATATTACCAGAAGGTGTTAGATCATTGTATTTACGTGAtattaaacaagaattaataattggttcaattcctaAAACTGTATCTAGTGTCCATTTAGAAaatggattcaatcaaaaattaacaccaGGTATATTACCAGAAGGTGTTATATCATTGTATTTATGTGAtattaaacaagaattaataattggttcaattccaAAAACTGTATATAGTGTCCATTTAGAAaatggattcaatcaaaaattaacaccaGGTATATTACCAGAAGGTGTTAAATTATTGTATTTAGGTGAtattaaacaagaattaatgattggttcaattcctaAAACTGTATCTAGTGTCCATTTAGAAgatggattcaatcaaaaactAACACCAGGTATATTACCAGAAGGTGTTAAATCATTGGATTTAGGTGAtattaaacaagaattaataattggttcaattcctaAAACTGTATCTAGTGTCTATTTAGAAaatggattcaatcaaaaattaacaccaGGTATATTACCAGAAGGTGTTGAATCATTGGATTTAGGTGAtattaaacaagaattaatgattggttcaattcctaAAACTGTATCTAGTGTCTATTTAGAAAATGGAttcaaacaaaaattaacaccAGGTATATTACCAGAAGGTGTTAAATCATTGCATTTATGTGAtattaaacaagaattaatgattggttcaattcctaAAACTGTATTTAGTGTCTATTTAGAAaatggattcaatcaaaaattaacaccaGGTATATTACCAGAAGGTGTTAAATCATTGCATTTACGtaatattaaacaagaattaatgaTTGGTTCAATTCCTGAAACTGTATCTAGTGTCCATTTAGAAaatggattcaatcaaaaattaacaccaGGTATATTACCAGAAGGTGTTAAATTATTGCATTTAGGTGAtattaaacaagaattaataattggttcaattcctaAAACTGTAACTGAAGTGGTTATTTTTAGTAGTTTTAAACTACAAATTAAACCTTATGTTTCTGATACTGTTAAAATAACTAtcgtgtaa
- the cotD gene encoding spore coat protein SP75, which produces MRILYLASLLFLITLYLSPTFGWGGGRDCESHRSEYTCKSDRSCAYLPFVSCCGKKEFFCVNRDHRNCCDDLSCAKNTRTGEIFEIWSSCKPHRDFVPYHSPNTTTCESLGCEARGMECEWVESSPCYGTSCCPRIPRCVGHHGGGHKCDRMRCPEGFYCEEQGGSACCVPHHDGCGNIQCPWGHYCVNEHGKCRCVPHRPPPRPPVDQCRNQHCPHGYSCRVIKGCATCVRDARPPHNLCRGFGCPEGSHCEVLEKHPVCVRNHVPPHPPPPPQICGSVNCGPGYICTIINGHPTCIRGDGYLCNQTRCPHDYQCETISTNIVKCSPKNDECKWHRCPPGSSCFNSRNGPHCLANNVFPQLCKVTQCPTDFSCKMIRGNPTCIKARPPVPPPHCSTCAELSSACNHVGMICIQVPSNCTNTRFPCCPSHPICIHPSTTAASTIATTASTVATTTSATTAGTTTGGTTTGGSTSDSSAASSADSSAASSSPSSSAASSAASSEPSSSAASSSAPSSASSSAPSSASSSAPSSSASSSAASSAASSESSESSSATS; this is translated from the exons atgagaattttatatttagcttctcttttatttttaattacattATATCTATCACCAACTTTTGGTTGGGGTGGTGGCAGag ATTGTGAAAGTCATCGTTCAGAATATACATGTAAATCAGATAGAAGTTGTGCATATTTACCATTTGTATCATGTTGTGGTAAGAAAGAATTTTTCTGTGTTAATCGTGATCATAGAAATTGTTGTGATGATTTATCATGTGCTAAAAACACGAGAACTGGTGAAATCTTTGAGATTTGGTCAAGTTGTAAACCACATAGAGATTTTGTACCATATCATTCACCAAATACAACCACATGTGAATCATTAGGTTGTGAAGCAAGAGGTATGGAATGTGAATGGGTTGAATCATCACCATGTTATGGAACTTCTTGTTGCCCAAGAATTCCAAGATGTGTTGGTCATCATGGTGGCGGTCATAAATGTGACAGAATGAGATGTCCAGAAGGATTCTATTGTGAAGAACAAGGTGGTAGTGCATGCTGCGTACCACATCATGACGGTTGTGGTAATATTCAATGTCCATGGGGCCACTATTGTGTCAATGAACATGGTAAATGCAGATGTGTACCACACAGACCACCACCACGTCCACCAGTTGACCAATGCCGTAATCAACATTGTCCACATGGTTATTCATGTCGTGTCATTAAAGGTTGTGCCACTTGTGTCAGAGATGCCCGTCCACCACATAACCTTTGTCGTGGTTTTGGTTGTCCAGAAGGCTCCCATTGTGAAGTTCTTGAAAAACATCCAGTTTGTGTTAGAAATCATGTTCCACCACacccaccaccaccaccacaaattTGCGGTAGTGTAAATTGTGGTCCAGGTTATATTTGTACAATTATCAATGGTCATCCAACTTGTATTCGTGGTGATGGTTATTTATGTAATCAAACCCGTTGTCCACACGATTATCAATGTGAAACCATTAGCACCAATATCGTGAAATGTTCACCAAAGAATGACGAATGTAAATGGCATCGTTGTCCACCAGGTTCCAGCTGCTTCAATAGTAGAAACGGTCCACACTGTCTTGCCAATAATGTATTCCCACAACTTTGTAAAGTTACTCAATGTCCAACTGATTTCTCTTGTAAAATGATTAGAGGTAATCCAACTTGTATTAAAGCAAGACCACCGgtaccaccaccacattGCTCAACTTGTGCAGAGCTATCATCAGCATGTAATCACGTTGGAATGATTTGTATTCAAGTACCAAGCAATTGTACCAATACTAGATTCCCATGTTGCCCATCTCATCCAATTTGTATTCATCCATCAACTACTGCTGCTTCAACCATTGCAACAACTGCATCAACTGTCGCAACTACAACCTCTGCAACTACTGCAGGTACAACAACTGGTGGAACTACAACTGGTGGTTCAACTTCTGATAGTAGTGCTGCTTCCTCAGCCGATAGTAGCGCTGCCTCCTCATCACCATCAAGCAGTGCTGCTTCAAGTGCCGCTTCAAGTGAACCATCAAGTAGCGCCGCTTCAAGTAGTG